Proteins encoded by one window of Enterococcus faecalis:
- a CDS encoding MBL fold metallo-hydrolase codes for MKINYLGTGAAERIPGIFCNCKLCKYAREKKGREIRTQTQLIIDDVLLIDFPGDSYLHLLQYDLCFADFDSLLISHWHSDHFYGEDLAYRMSGYALDIPNRLTVYGNEAVKTFYQRAFDLEGRQDDTRLQYQVIQPYKCFTIANYTIYPLPAQHGNFSEDCFIFVIDDGKDAFLSTHDTGYFTSEMFEYLEKSHLLLSIVSLDCTSQTNETGNSHMNWEENLKLIAELKERKLVTDKTIYVANHFSHNGGLSYAEMAALSQKHEIITSYDGLEILT; via the coding sequence ATGAAAATCAACTATTTAGGTACGGGTGCAGCAGAACGGATTCCGGGAATTTTTTGTAATTGTAAATTATGTAAGTACGCTCGAGAGAAAAAAGGACGAGAAATTCGTACACAAACTCAATTAATTATTGATGATGTCCTGCTGATTGATTTTCCAGGGGATTCTTATTTACACCTGTTGCAGTACGACTTGTGTTTTGCAGACTTTGACTCTTTACTAATCTCTCATTGGCATTCCGATCATTTTTACGGCGAGGATTTGGCTTATCGAATGTCTGGTTATGCATTAGATATTCCCAATCGTTTAACTGTTTACGGAAATGAAGCAGTTAAGACGTTTTATCAGCGCGCCTTTGATTTAGAAGGTCGTCAAGACGATACCCGATTACAGTATCAGGTTATTCAGCCCTACAAGTGTTTTACTATTGCGAACTATACGATTTATCCCCTTCCTGCACAACATGGAAATTTCAGTGAAGATTGTTTTATTTTCGTTATAGACGATGGTAAAGATGCTTTTTTATCCACCCATGATACAGGTTACTTTACGTCAGAAATGTTTGAATATCTTGAAAAGAGCCACTTACTTCTTAGTATTGTTTCTTTAGATTGTACTAGTCAAACAAACGAAACTGGCAATAGTCATATGAATTGGGAAGAAAATTTAAAATTAATTGCAGAATTAAAAGAAAGAAAACTCGTCACAGATAAAACGATTTACGTTGCCAACCATTTTTCTCACAATGGCGGCTTGTCTTATGCGGAGATGGCGGCTTTATCTCAAAAGCATGAAATCATTACGAGTTATGATGGTTTAGAAATACTAACTTAA
- the sprE gene encoding serine proteinase SprE → MKKFSIRKISAGFLFLILVTLIAGFSLSANAEEYIVPAESHSRQKRSLLDPEDRKQEVADTTEAPFASIGRIISPASKPGYISLGTGFVVGTNTIVTNNHVAESFKNAKVLNPNAKDDAWFYPGRDGSATPFGKFKVIDVAFSPNADIAVVTVGKQNDRPDGPELGEILTPFVLKKFESSDTHVTISGYPGEKNHTQWSHENDLFTSNFTDLENPLLFYDIDTTGGQSGSPIYNAQFEVVGVHSNGGIKQTGNHGQRLNEVNYNFIVNRVNEEENKRLSAVPAA, encoded by the coding sequence ATGAAAAAGTTCTCCATACGAAAAATTAGTGCTGGTTTTTTGTTTCTGATTTTAGTAACTTTGATAGCCGGTTTTAGCCTGTCTGCAAATGCAGAAGAGTATATCGTTCCTGCCGAAAGTCATTCACGACAAAAAAGATCGTTACTGGACCCTGAGGACAGAAAACAAGAAGTGGCAGATACAACCGAAGCGCCTTTTGCGTCAATCGGAAGAATCATTTCCCCTGCCAGTAAACCAGGCTATATTTCTTTAGGAACAGGCTTTGTTGTTGGAACTAATACAATTGTCACCAATAATCATGTGGCTGAAAGTTTTAAGAATGCCAAAGTATTAAATCCGAATGCCAAAGATGATGCTTGGTTTTATCCAGGTCGTGATGGCAGTGCGACACCATTTGGCAAATTCAAAGTGATTGATGTAGCTTTTTCCCCGAATGCGGATATTGCGGTAGTGACTGTCGGCAAACAAAACGATCGTCCAGATGGCCCAGAGTTGGGAGAAATTTTAACGCCATTTGTTTTGAAAAAGTTTGAATCTTCAGATACCCATGTCACAATATCAGGCTATCCAGGTGAGAAAAACCACACGCAATGGTCGCATGAAAATGATTTGTTTACATCTAACTTTACAGACTTAGAAAATCCATTACTATTTTATGATATCGATACAACAGGTGGTCAATCTGGTTCCCCAATCTATAATGCTCAGTTTGAAGTAGTTGGTGTTCATTCCAATGGCGGCATTAAGCAAACAGGAAACCATGGTCAAAGACTAAATGAAGTGAATTATAACTTTATTGTCAATCGAGTGAATGAAGAAGAAAATAAACGTTTATCCGCTGTGCCAGCAGCGTAA